Below is a window of Camelina sativa cultivar DH55 chromosome 11, Cs, whole genome shotgun sequence DNA.
AAAGTAACTTGACTTCTTGGGTACTTAAACCGGATATTACCCTCACTGCAATCATATACTCGGTGAGAAGCAAATTTTTTAAATCTGGTTCGAGTACTGATAATGTTTTAAACTCAGAAATTAACACTTTGTTGCAGGGAGTCTTCGTTTCATTATTCAGCGCGCTTACCCACACATGGGGTCTGCATTTGAAGGGTCCAGTATACATATCCTTGTTCCGGCCATTGTCTATTGCGATTGCAGTCGCCATGGGTGCTATATTCCTCGGCGATTCACTTCACCTTGGGAGGTACCATCTCTTTCATCTTCAAACTTTCCAGTGCATtcagaaaattttatctatacTGAGAAACATAGAACTCATCACTGGGTTATTGAAATGCTTAGTGTCATCTATCTATCTAATGTAATCACATTCGGAGAATTATATGGTGTCTGGATTCTAATATACATGAACATGAGCTCTCATAATTGGTTTATTccttattatttttgtgtttgagaaACACTTTGTCTCCCCATTTCCATGGTTAATGTGTAACTGCAATAAGCTTTTTGTgacaataataacaaatataggTTTTGCATATATTGTGTTGAACAGTATCATTGGATCAATAATATTGTGCTTTGGATTCTACACCGTAATTTGGGGCAAAGCAAGAGAGGATACAATCAAAACTATAGCTGGTTCTGAGCAGTCACCTTTGCTGATTACACACATCATAGAAGATGAAGCCTTTCCATTAAGATAGGATTGGTGCAAGTGTAATGCTTATACCATAGTAAATATGGATCCGTAAAAATGTTGGTCCTCTATGTTTATAACTTCTATAGATGTCAGTATAAGATATATctgttctttttcttgtgttaatgaatatatatgttttcgtCTGCTTCCTTTTCTTTGATTCATgcaatgattataattttttttaattacatggTCGTATTATGAATCTATAAGAAACAtttggtcttttttttattatcttgtCACATCTTTGCATAAGTTTCTGGTAGATTCATCCTTGGATGAAAATATTAAAGTGGAAGTTAGCCAAATAGTTTCGTTCTTGTCTTAGTAGATTTGTAGAGCTCCCTGCTCAAAGAGTTTCTTGTACTGGGATCCCTGCTTACCTGGATATCATCCCAGtacaatgtatatattattagttgGTGTAAAGTATTGGTTAAGTTGGTGTGAAGTATTGGTCAATGTATATATTAGTGGTGACAATGATGTAAAGTATTGGTTACGTTGTTGGGCTAATATatctaaattaaataatgaTACCATTTAGTAAACGTGATGGGATTAACCACTATGATTCGTTATAAACTCACTTTGACTTCTGAGAATTTTTTTAAGTCTGGACATCAGATCTCTATGACAGGAGAAGCAAGAGAACAGACAGAAGCATGGAGATACTTTTGCAGAGATGTCGTGCCGTTCACTGCAATGGTCGCGGTGGAGTGTGTCACGGTTGGATCTAACACACTGTTTAAGGCTGCGACATTGAGAGGATTGAGCTTCTATGTCTTTGTCTTCTACACTTATGTTGGTGCTacacttgttcttcttccactttCCCTCATCTTTGGAAGGTACTGATCTCCTCAACTACTCTTGACTAGTATAAAATTTTCAAGAATGTGAACATAATTTACATGTGCAGGTCAAAAAGATTACCTTCACCCAAGACCCCTGTcttcttcaaaattttcttacTTGCGCTAGTCGGGTAATGAAATACTCCTAAATTTATGGGCATTTacctgtttttctttttctagtttGCTAACTTCGGGGAAACAGGTTTATGTCGATGATAGCTGGTTGTAAAGGTATAGAATATAGTTCTCCAACTCTTGCCTCTGCTATCAGCAACCTCACACCCGCTTTCACATTCACGCTTGTTGTTATCTTCAGGTTCCACCTCCTTCTCTTTCGTTTTCCGTTTTGGGATAGTATATAGATAATTTATATACAGTGGGGTAGTTCCACACTTATTTAACTGTACAAATTTATAAGCCTCTTGATTTTCTGAATGGCCAAGATATGTTCTGACATCACAGTCTTTGCTTCCTTTTGTGAGTGAGTACTGAGTAGTTTAAACAATGTAAAAGTATGGTACCAACCAAAGCCAAAACACATGGTAAAGGTCACCCACATGTCGTCCTGATAGAGATATGGGTACATTTGGGGTGTGTTTGTAACTATCATCTGGAAATGTTACTCTTATACTACTGCTTCCTTGTGTGACTCGTAAAGGATGGAACAAGTAGTCTTAAGGAGCTCTGCGACTCAGGCTAAAATCATTGGCACGATAGTATCAATATCTGGtgctttggttgttgttcttTATAAAGGCCCTAAAGTTCTAACTGCAGCATCTCTTACACCTCCATCACCTACCATTTCGCTTTACCAGCATTTGAGTTCGTTCGATTCGAGTTGGATAATTGGAGGTCTCTTGCTCACTACACAGTATTTACTTGTTTCGGTCTGGTATATTCTTCAGGTAtgagaatattttaaatttactagTGACACATGTAACTCTTGCTAAATGCGGCAGCTCTATATGATTTCAGACTGGGGTCATGGAGTTATACCCTGAAGAAATAACTGTAGTATTCTTGTACACCTTATGCGCAACACTAATCTCGGCACCAGTATGTGTATATGTGGAAAAAGACTTGACTTCTTTTATGCTTAAACCGGGTCTCTCCCTTGCCGCAGTCATGTACTCGGTCAGAATCAAACCTTAAATGTTGCTTTAAGTAGTGATTATGTTGTAAGGTCAGAAATTAACACTCTGTTTACAGGGAGGCGTAGTTTCATCATTGGGTACAGTTATACACACATGGGGTCTGCATCTGAAAGGTCCAGTCTACATATCCTTGTTCAAGCCATTGTCTATTGTCATAGCGGTAGCTATGGGTGTTATATTCCTTGGCGATGCACTTTACCTTGGGAGGTACGATATCTTTCACCATCTACCTAAATAGCACGCtcagaagtttttttttgaatattgtcTCTATATTTATATTGAGAAACAAACATAACACTCATGAAATCACATTGATAGTTAAATGGTTTCTGGTTCTAATCATCTAAGTCACACTCAACCGCCATATATAATTTCTTCATGCCTTTTAGACAATAATAACCCATATATATTTGGCCATATTTGTGTTGTTTGCAGTGTCATTGGATCAATGATTTTGAGCTTAGGATTCTACACTGTGATTTGGGGAAAAGCAAGAGAGGATGCAATCATAACGGTGAATGGTTCTGAGCAGTTGCCTTTGTTGCTTACACACACCATAGAATATGAAGCCTCATCATAAGATGTGACTGATGCAAGTGGAATCTGTTTATAATATTCCTTTATTAATATGGAGCCATTCAGAGATGGGAATGGTCCCCATTGATGTTAACGTATATATATCTTGCATTgtacatataataattataaaaattcgTGTTCTATTTCACggatatatatggatattttcTTTAATGGAAGACGACTGATATTGCCATATTATTACCTTCGCTATGCTTGCTTCTGAGCTCATCTTTTACTTTAGAGAATATCTCAAGCTTCAAGACAATTACGAGAAGAGACAGTGGCAAGGCATTGATATACTTTTGCAGAGATGTTGTACCATTTGCTGCAATGATCACAGTGGAGTGTACCATGGTCAAATCTAACACACTGTTCAAAGCTGCGACCTTAAGAGGATTAAGCTATTATGTCTTTGTCGTACACTTCCCCCTTCTTCCAGTTTGCTTCATCTTTGGAAGGTAATCTCCTTAGCTACTCTTTTCCGGGTATATAATGTTAAAGCATCTGAGCTTGTTATACTTTCATTCGCAGATCAAGAACATTTCTTGCAGCCATTCTCATCATCAAGATTTTCTTACTTGGGCTTGTCGGGTAGTAAATATGAGTATTTTTCGGGTACCATCCAATCTTATCACTGGGGTGACTTGACTTGTAAAGGATGGAAGAAGTAATGCTAAGAAGCTCTGCAACTCTCGCACAGATCATTGGCACAATAGTATCAATCTGTTCAACTCTCGCATGGATGCTCTGGTTGTTGTTTTCTATGAAGTTCCAAAAATTCTTGCTGCTGCATATCTTACTTCATACGAGTCAAATTGGATAATTGGAGGCCTTCAGATACATATACTTGAACAGATTGATGAGTAAGATTTTTTGTTGATGACACATAAACTTGAGCTAAATTTGGGGGCTGTACATGATTTCAGAGTCAGGTCATGGAGATATACCCTGAAGAAGTAACCGTAATCTGTAGCTTAAACCGGATATGGCCCTCGCTGCAGTCAATATACTCAGTTGGAAGTCAAACCTTATATAACTTGCTTCAAATACTGACTCTTATCTTAAGCTCAGAAACTAACATTCTGTTTCAGGGAGTATTTGTTTCATCATTGGGCTAGTCAGTTATACACACATGGGGTATATGCATCTGAAGGGTCCAGTACGTCTACGTATCCTTTGTTCAAACCGTTGTCTTTTGCAATTGCAGTCGTCATGGGTGCTTTCTTCCTTGGCGATGCACTCAACCTTGGGAGCTACATATCTTTAACTATAGTGTGTCTCTTTCTTGAGAAACAtcagtgataaaaaaaaaagttacttctACTTTGTTAAATTATTTAGCCTCATGATTTTCATGTTTACTGTTTTGCATCTCTGTGTTGTAGGTAAGGCAGTGTGATTGGATCAATAATATTGCGCTTTGGATTATATGCTGCGATTTGGGGCCAAAGCAAGAGAGGATATAACCAAAACAGCAAGTCTTTCTGAGCAGTCACTTTTGTTGCCTAATCGcaacaaagaagatgaaaacacGTTATGGTAGATGCAAGTGGGTACTTATTTATGGTCCCATTAGAAGATGTCCTTGTCTATGTTTACATggttataaacaaaaattaaattagtatctCTCTTGTATTTTCTTGGAGTCATTAACTGATTTTTGTACCCATTTAAAATGGTCCCTATATATCCTTGTCTAGCTATATTTACGTCACATGTTATAGGTTTGTTAATTACTGATGTGCAAACGTCACAtgttattattgttaatttgttattcatttttttatccGGAGTTATAATGTCTAAtgtagattttttcttttgtttgatttcaatGCTTTATAGTCATTATTCTTtagaaaaactacaaaaaaaagtcttcatAGTAAACTATTTTGATCATTCATTATTTTAATCAGTAAAATAATtgaatgtaaagaaaaaaaataagtttcaaTATTATTGGTCaagaaatgtatatatttatgcCATTGAATCTAAATACATCTCCAACCATAGttccaaatttggaagttttatttattttataattaaaaaaatataaaactaaatttttggTTCCAAAACCTCTACATTTAGaaccatctttatttttttgttggacaTTTTGAtttaactttaatatttttgagtttaGAAAAGTTGATTTAAAACCTCTTAGAATCACCATTGGAAATGATCTAAGATATTATATGTAATCTCGACCAAGTAGTACATAGTGCAAGTCCTTGActcttgtaaaataaaataaaggggATGTATTGactatgattttggaggattagATGAGATTTAGAAACTTTAgaatttgatagattttagggaaattgatatgatttatggtaaaattctttcaaattccacctaaaaccataagatttagatttcagtatttttaactaaacaaatccttgCATATTCTctcaaatccctaaaacttattaaaatccaaatccacaaactgttttgaataacaatggattttaaagtagatttttaaattatcagttaaataacagtgaattttaatagagtttttaaaatccgtgattgaataacatatgatttgtaaattttacacaaatcacttaaaatgtcaagttgaatacacccctcctaaacttctccaaaaaaaaaattgaaagataacATCATtcaatttttgataaaaaaatgaaCATATTATGTTATGGATACCttgataattttcttttaaaattttaactataaatGGAAACTATAACTTTGAATGGATATTGCGGTTAATGTGAACTCATCCTTTGCTCTATTTTTTAGATGAACAACAAACTGTTGCTGActcaatttattttaatgtgaaAATGGTTTACAGTTGGTCTgcaacgtttttttttttttttctcggttcACAATAATACGAACTATAGTTTatgaatgataaataaaatGCCGTAGACCGGATTTGTTCGCTCAACCTGCCATAACCATTCGAACCTTGTATCTTtgcaattttcatatttaaataagtTACATCACATGATTTGAATACTGAATTATATAAGAATGGAAGCATTTGAAGATGACATTACCAATGTTTTAACCAACTACAATTAGAAGATGTCATTAGatgtaaaaggaaagaaacaaaattacatgATGACACTGTTTCACCGGTCTTTTCTCATCAGGACCCCAatatattaaggaaaaaataaaataattatatatgtattaataaaatctcaaatttgggagagaagaagaagaagaagtcaaaaaGTACTACTAAAAATGCCTCCGGGAAGGTTATGTAACGGAGATGGCTGGATCTTGACGGCAATGGTTGCGTCGGAGATTTCTAACGTCGGAGTAAACCTTCTTGTCAAAGCAGCAACTTCCAAAGGACTTAGCCCATTTGTGGTTCTTGTCTATTCCTACACTTTtggatatcttcttcttcttcctcttaccttcttctccttgaggTTCCTCTTCACATTCTCACGACTCTGTTTCAAGTTTTTGATAAGTATTTGCTCTTACATATATAACAAGACCCCTCTACAGAACAAGATCTCTCCCTCCGTTGACGTTTTCGATCCTATGCAACATGGGGATTCTTGGTCTAATTGCgtaagtaatttttattttgtaatcctAAATTTAGAAGCAAGTTGAATTTATACTTCTTCCTAGCTAGGTTTCAAAATCAGTTATTGGTTGGTTCTTGAActgtatataaaaagatttcTATCACATTTAAGTTTCCATGGTTTCTGAATGACATATAAAAGGTAGCAAGTTACTTAGCCCATGTTTCTCGGGtagtatatataattcataaacggataaagaaaatcaaaagatctTGGTATTTAAAATGagttcaaattttgttatttttatgaaagtttttttttttttttttgaatttaatgttaaattatatttcaaaagaaaaataaaacgttTTTACAACTTGTGCAACATAGTTTGAAGAATAAAAGTGTTGAAAATATTAGAATAGATAAGTGGTGTTAAGCTCGAGATTGCATCCAGAGTTGAAACCCTTCATCATATCGCCGATCCCCCATTAAACCTATGGCAAGAAGCTGGTCTCTGACCTACCTATCAACCCACGCAACGATGGTGTCCGCAGGCTTCGGTGGCTCACCATGCCTGCGACCATTTCTTTCCCTCCAGACCGTATAAATCACTACTTGAAATAAGTAGCGGATTAGAAAACCTTCCACCAGCTGAAGATTCGAGGTAGATATGTGATCAAGAAGGAGGGACCAATCTGTGGTATAAAATGTCTGCAACAGGCCTTTAGCGAGAGCAGACCACACAGTCGAGACAAACGGACAAGCAAAGAAGAGATGATCCCGTGTTTCTAAAGTAAGCTGACAGAAAACACAAAGTCCCGCTGCTTGCCCATTCCACGCAACCATACGAGCACCAGTTGACAACCGATCCAGAACCGCCAGCCAGACACAAAATGAGTACTTAGGCGTTGCATGACCAAACCATATTCCCTGATGCCATGACACCGTGCTTGATGTAGTACGAGTATGGTTCCAAGTGTCACGAGTTGAAAACTTATGTCGATAAACATCATTTTTCCCTCTCCAGAGTACTCTATCCTCCTGCTCCTGACGTTGCTGCCACTTAAGTAACAGACNNNNNNNNNNNNNNNNNNNNNNNNNNNNNNNNNNNNNNNNNNNNNNNNNNNNNNNCAGGCCTTTAGCGAGAGCAGACCACACAGTCGAGACAAACGGACAAGCAAAGAAGAGATGATCCCGTGTTTCTAAAGTAAGCTGACAGAAAACACAAAGTCCCGCTGCTTGCCCATTCCACGCAACCATACGAGCACCAGTTGACAACCGATCCAGAACCGCCAGCCAGACACAAAATGAGTACTTAGGCGTTGCATGACCAAACCATATTCCTTGATGCCATGACACCGTGCTTGATGTAGTACGAGTATGGTTCCAAGTGTCACGAGTTGAAAACTTTTGTCGATAAACATCATTTTTCCCTCTCCAAAGTACTCTGTCCTCCTGCTCCTGACGTTGCTGCCACTTAAGTAACAGACAATCCTCTATGACATTGAGATGGCCTGCTCGGTGCCGCCTAGATCGACGGCGAGACCACGCCACTGCCACAGAGCTCTGCCAGCTGATCCCCAAATCTAGAACACCTCTGTTCCCTACCACATCAGCTAGCGTGCCCAAGCCTGACCAATTATCGAACCAAAAAGATGTCTTTTCCCCATTCCCAATCTCCACTTTACAGAAAGACTTTGCAAGATCACGATACTTTAAGAGTTTTACCCATATCCACGAACCCAGACTTGTAGTATTCTTGATTGACCAGAATGAATCCTGCTTCAACAGATTCGTAGAAACCCATTGAACCCATAGAGAGTCTCCTTTTGAAACTAGCCTCCATATCAACTTCAAACAACATACAACATTAGCCTCATGCAATGATCTTAAGCCAAGACCACCCTCACATTTCGGTCTGCAGACAACCTCCCACGCCACCTTCGCCTTTCTAGTACTCATCTCTATGCCAGACCAGAAAAACGCCGAAAACAGGGAGTTGATCTCGTCGAGACACTCCCTAGGTAATCTATACGCACCCATCCAGGATGTACAGACACTCCAGAGAACAGAGGATATCAGATTATAGCGAccagcaaaagagagagagcgaacTGTCCAAGAGCCAATCCGCTTCCTGATCTGTTCAAGTAAAGGGGAACAGTCGGAGGTGGTAAGACACTTGGTGACAAGGGGAAGCCCCAANNNNNNNNNNNNNNNNNNNNNNNNNNNNNNNNNNNNNNNNNNNNNNNNNNNNNNNNNNNNTCACGCATACCCCCTGATATTAGCGGTTGAGCATCAACTCTAGAGTGATCAACCATATCCAAcgtttcattaaaatcaccaaataTAATCCAAGGCTTATTGTGTACAATAGGTGAGTTATGGTGCTCACGCAACTCCTCCCATAATACTTTACGAGCCTCGACTGTATTCAGAGTATAAACGAATGAACAGAAAAACTCCTTTGTTGTATCATCAAGCTTCACAGAACAAGTAATTAGCTGCTCACTCTTATAGAACAGATCCAATCGCACCGTGTCCTTCCACATAACCCAAATGCGACCCCTACTATTGAACTCATAATTCGTTAATATAAACCAACCCGGAAACAAACGACTTTCCAACCTCAACGCCTATCGTTCTCGAACCCTAGTCtccaacaaacaaccaaactgaaacctATTTCCCTCCCACCACTGTTTTATTACGGaatgttttgaagatttatttAGACCGCGCACATTCCAATAGAAACCTGACATTAATGTTTAAGAGAGGGCTTCTTACTCTGATCTCCAGGGTTATTCCTGGTTGATTGAGTAGAAAGAGTTGAATTTTGCTTCTTTGCCGTTTTTGTGCCCCGAGGCAAATACGTTCGGAGCTGTACCATCGCTTGTGCATCCTGCTTTACAGCTGCCCCAGTGCGTTGGATGGGAGCCTTTGGATCCTTTGGATTAATAAATCTATACCCTTATgaaagttatttttattgtgTACTTTCCAATTAATAAAGAGGGgataattgataaaaaaaataatttttttttaccttttgcaATGACTTAGAAGTgaactctctgttttttttcgcATTAACCAAGTATAGGTCTCTACTTAGTTTTATTActatttagaagaagaaaaaaacgtagTCAAACTAAATTATGCAATGCTCtgccccccaaaaaaaaaactaattatgcAATGAAcctataaaaaattgtttatggaAGATATTTTACttacattttgatattttgtttcataaaagaaCAGAAGTGCGTTTCAAATCGCAGGCTACAATGGGATCAAATACAGCTCGCCGACTCTATCTTCGGCCATGAGCAATGTCAATCCTGCTTTTACCTTCATCCTCGCCGTTATTTTCCGGTAATCTCTTTTCCCCCTAAATATCCCAAATAGTTAGTAATTAGTTGAAATCGTTCACAgctttctgattttgtttgctTTACGTTATAAGATTGCTTATACTTTAAGGAGGCCAACGGTAAACTTTAAGTTGTAATATGTTTGCTGACAAAAGGAAATGGAAAAAGTataatagaaaagagagagacatcTCTTCATGGTATAGACTAGCTCGCGGTGATGAGTCCACGGGATATTTGTTACTAGTTAAGCTTAACAATTaattgtgtaatatatataacaactgAAAAGTgtgtagcaaaaaaaaaaaaaaaagtgtgtagCACACAAGTCCCattttaatattattgaaaCGTGTGCACATGCATGATGCATGTGTGTGAAAAGCATTATCAATAACGCGTGGAAAGAAATGTATGTATATACTGTATTAGTTTGAGACCTGATTATTCAGTTTGTCGAGGGGTTTTACGGTATATCGATAGagtagattttgtttttttttcttttctttttgttgttgttaaagacACTGGAGTAGCTTTtgactttttatatatactaacttgcacttttttttggtgaagaatGGAGAATATATCTCTAAGGGAAAAAAGTAGCGTAGCCAAAGTGTTGGGAACACTAATGTCTATAATAGGTGCACTTGTTGTTACTCTTTACCATGGTCCAAAGTTAATGTCTTCACATTCCGACTGGGCCATCGGCGGTGGCCTTCTTGCTCTTCAATACATCCTTATATCCGTCTCTTACCTTGTTATGGTATAGATATACAACACACATctttacatatacatatatatatatatatgattaagaaaaatatacaatctaCATGATAATGTTATATCCAAAATATGATTGAAATAGTATACTTTGGCCTAATATATGATAATTAACTCAAAATTCGGGTAATTATAGGCTCACACAATGAGCCGGTATCCATCTGCGGTCGTTGTGACGCTCGTGCACAATGTTTGCATTGTTGTTGTGTGTGCATTTGTTAGTCTTTTCGCGGAGAAGGACAATCCAAAGGCATGGATCGTAAGATTTGACACAAATTTGATTAGCGTTGtagcaatggtatttacaaaattttgcaATActttttggtttgagatgttTGTTAATTCGTTCGTTTTTCTTGGTCTTGATGATAACTGGAGTAAACATTTTTTCATAGGGAACTTTGAATTCGGGAAACTATGTTATACATACTTGGGCTGTGAGTCATAAGGGACCTGTGTATTTGTCAATGTTCAAACCGTTATCAATACTGATCGCAGCCGCATCAACTTTCATTTTCCTCGGCGAGTCAGTCTACCTTGGAAGGTATAACACAAActtatctctttttcttcatgATATTAGTTTCACTATGTCCATAATCTTATTTCTCACTTCTcatcttttttggtttgtttgattgcacAGTGTGATAGGAGGAATATTTATATCAATGGGATTTTACATGGTGTTGTGGGGTAAAGCCAAGGAAGACAAAGTGGACATTTTAGGAACCATGGAGTCGTCGTCTCCTTCACATAAACTCAAGGAAGACAAAGTGGACATTTTAAGAACCATGgagtcgtcgtcttcttcacaTAAAGCTCCTCTCTTGGTTAATTAAAAGCAACCCATATTTAATAttcagtttaaaattttataagtgaTATTTTAGaaagtttgatgatatat
It encodes the following:
- the LOC104724367 gene encoding WAT1-related protein At5g40230-like, coding for MGLTTMIRYKLTLTSENFFKSGHQISMTGEAREQTEAWRYFCRDVVPFTAMVAVECVTVGSNTLFKAATLRGLSFYVFVFYTYVGATLVLLPLSLIFGRSKRLPSPKTPVFFKIFLLALVGFMSMIAGCKGIEYSSPTLASAISNLTPAFTFTLVVIFRMEQVVLRSSATQAKIIGTIVSISGALVVVLYKGPKVLTAASLTPPSPTISLYQHLSSFDSSWIIGGLLLTTQYLLVSVWYILQTGVMELYPEEITVVFLYTLCATLISAPVCVYVEKDLTSFMLKPGLSLAAVMYSGGVVSSLGTVIHTWGLHLKGPVYISLFKPLSIVIAVAMGVIFLGDALYLGSVIGSMILSLGFYTVIWGKAREDAIITVNGSEQLPLLLTHTIEYEASS
- the LOC104724370 gene encoding WAT1-related protein At5g40210-like isoform X1, which produces MPPGRLCNGDGWILTAMVASEISNVGVNLLVKAATSKGLSPFVVLVYSYTFGYLLLLPLTFFSLRFLFTFSRLCFKFLISICSYIYNKTPLQNKISPSVDVFDPMQHGDSWSNCNRSAFQIAGYNGIKYSSPTLSSAMSNVNPAFTFILAVIFRMENISLREKSSVAKVLGTLMSIIGALVVTLYHGPKLMSSHSDWAIGGGLLALQYILISVSYLVMAHTMSRYPSAVVVTLVHNVCIVVVCAFVSLFAEKDNPKAWIVRFDTNLISVVAMGTLNSGNYVIHTWAVSHKGPVYLSMFKPLSILIAAASTFIFLGESVYLGSVIGGIFISMGFYMVLWGKAKEDKVDILGTMESSSPSHKLKEDKVDILRTMESSSSSHKAPLLVN
- the LOC104724370 gene encoding WAT1-related protein At5g40210-like isoform X2, with the translated sequence MPPGRLCNGDGWILTAMVASEISNVGVNLLVKAATSKGLSPFVVLVYSYTFGYLLLLPLTFFSLRTRSLPPLTFSILCNMGILGLIASAFQIAGYNGIKYSSPTLSSAMSNVNPAFTFILAVIFRMENISLREKSSVAKVLGTLMSIIGALVVTLYHGPKLMSSHSDWAIGGGLLALQYILISVSYLVMAHTMSRYPSAVVVTLVHNVCIVVVCAFVSLFAEKDNPKAWIVRFDTNLISVVAMGTLNSGNYVIHTWAVSHKGPVYLSMFKPLSILIAAASTFIFLGESVYLGSVIGGIFISMGFYMVLWGKAKEDKVDILGTMESSSPSHKLKEDKVDILRTMESSSSSHKAPLLVN